In Zalophus californianus isolate mZalCal1 chromosome 17, mZalCal1.pri.v2, whole genome shotgun sequence, one DNA window encodes the following:
- the FXYD5 gene encoding LOW QUALITY PROTEIN: FXYD domain-containing ion transport regulator 5 (The sequence of the model RefSeq protein was modified relative to this genomic sequence to represent the inferred CDS: deleted 1 base in 1 codon) yields MTEPVSVPARQLSPGHTLRQDAAAAAALCPRGCRLGTPGSDMSPSGRLCLLTIVGLILPTKGHILKEATSVSPADPVHALTPAPDAVYPEPQSTAQTTLQTGGTTREQEEEIQTPKMEETQSPQPTGLHVLLATDPKTVKSSPEATSSAKPTKGTTLSKKQAPGKGVRPDPVLGPTGSSEENPFSYDENTLRKRGLLVAAVLFITGIVILTSGKCRRLPQLCRNRNR; encoded by the exons ATGACTGAGCCCGTCTCGGTCCCCGCCCGCCAGCTCTCCCCTGGCCACACCCTCCGCCAGGAcgcagccgccgccgctgccCTCTGTCCACGAGGCTGCCGGCTTGGGACC CCCGGCTCTGAC ATGTCGCCCTCTGGTCGCCTGTGTCTGCTCACCATTGTTGGCCTGATTCTCCCCACCAAAG GACATATATTGAAGGAGGCCACATCCGTTTCTCCAGCAGACCCAGTTCATGCCCTGACGCCGGCCCCAG ACGCAGTCTACCCAGAACCCCAGTCCACTGCTCAGACAACCCTGCAGACTGGTG GAACCACacgggagcaggaggaggagatcCAGACCCCGAAAATGGAGGAGACCCAGTCTCCGCAACCGACGGGACTGCATGTGCTTCTAGCAACAGATCCGAAGACCGTCAAGAGCAGCCCAGAAG CCACGTCCTCTGCCAAACCCACTAAAGGCACCACGCTCTccaagaagcaggctccaggcaaAGGCGTCAGGCCGGACCCTGTCCTCGGGCCAACTG GTTCCAGTGAGGAAAACCCCTTCTCCTATG ATGAGAACACTCTCCGGAAGCGGGGGCTGCTGGTCGCAGCTGTGCTGTTCATCACAGGCATTGTCATCCTCACGA GTGGCAAGTGTAGGCGGTTACCCCAGTTATGCCGGAATCGTAACAGGTGA